The following nucleotide sequence is from Erinaceus europaeus chromosome 8, mEriEur2.1, whole genome shotgun sequence.
GACCTGTCTCTGCCCCAAGAACCTGCCCACCCCAGGCTTGTGGGCTGAGCTATGTAGGACCAGAAAGTCTTTGATGCAGAGCCAAGGGGGCTGCTGCTGGCTGGACTAGGGAGTAGGGGGCTGGGAACTGGGTGAATCTGGACCCTGACACCTTCTATCTCTTCCCTCAGGGACATATAGCCTGAAATGCCACGACTGCTGGGCCATTAACAACTTCAACTGTCCAAATGTTAGAGAATGTCCTTATGACATTAGGCGTTGTCTGATAATCTCCATTCGTAAGTATCTGTTTGATTTTCTTCAATTCTGTGACTGAGTTACCCTACCTTTAGTAGTTCTGGGCAGAGAGGCcaatgtggtttttctttttttcctttgtctacACAAAGCTCACACTGTCCTAATCCTGAAAGCATGTTCCCTGGCACTAGGTTCAGTTTCAGGGAAGGCCTGTGGGCACCATCTTGTAGAACCTTATTGTCAGAGCCATCAGAGAGCCCCCTCTTCTTTATTGCCCTACAGAATGTAATCCCAGGAGCCATGGACTCTGCTTGGGATGGTACAACAAAAATTGTTTTTGGGAAACAAGTTGACATTAATGGGCATCAGTGGTCATATCATAAGCCAGCAACCAAATACTTCACAAAAGAGCCCTGGGAGGAATTGATCCTAGAGAGATGTGCCATTTGCTGAAAATCAGTCCAAGGCCTGAATTATAGAAGCATTGTCCTTGAAGGCCTGTGTTTGCTCTTTGGGACATAAAGGACATATATTTcttgctctttattttatttctagtgTCCTGAGGCTTTTATGACAgataatcaataggacatttcaCATGTGTGCCTATTAGGTAAGGTGCCATAGTTCTATTCAGGGAAATCCTGAGGGTAGAGCTGGATGAGGAGGAATTACACACATCTGCACAGTTGTTTCCAGAGTAGCTGGGCTCTTGAGGGGAGTTGAAGTTCTCTTTCACTCAAGAATTCCAGGTATGGACTGACATTTGGGCTGTAGCAGTTTGGCTTGGAGCTAGTTATGGTGACTCTGAGGTGGAACATGCTTACGTATTTCAAGCAGAAGttataaaatctttttctttcacCTCTGCCTTTGTTTCAGGCTTGAATAGTCGTGAACTACTTATTTACAAGAACTGTACTTTCAACTGCACATTTTTATATCCAAGCCAAGTGCCTCCTGAAGcccccagaaaaataaaaatgaaccatttctattttattcgtTGCTGTGGTTGGATGACCTGCAATGAAGGGGGGTTAACAAACTATGAGAGGGACATTATACCTGAAGAGCCAATTGAGGAGGACATAGAAGGAGCTGGACAATTGGAGTGTACATTTCTCCTGACCCTTGCCTCCATTCTAGTCAGCAGCACACTCATGTGGGAAAGTCTCGTTTGAAGGATCTGGTCAGCTACATTCTTCAACACAtgttcttctcctcccctcactTATGAAACAGACTGAGCCATGTAGCCCAATTTACTGAGTCTctgatttagaaaatattttcttagacATTAAATGTTGCATTTGAATTGTTGGTACtcaatttttacctttttttttctgtgtttcatttattatttcatttttgccTCATCCACTGGTTCACAATACTACAAAATAGTATCTTATCACATTAAGAAGCAGAgactgaatatttaaaaatttttttattggggaattaatgttttacattcgatagtaaatacaatagtttgtacatgcataacatttcccattttttccacctaacagtacaacccccactaggtcctctgtcatccttcctggatCTGTATCAGAGACTGAATATTATGATACAAAGCAAAACATTTTTAGCTCATAGTCTAATTCTCAGCTGAAATAGTGGTTCATGGTATGATTGGAACACAAACATCACAGGAGACTCCATTCTTTCAATTCTTATATGAAGGTAGAATCAGAGAGCATGCCGGATGTTGAGGTGGCGCACGGGTAAACTGGACCTGACATTAGAAACTGTACCCATCGTGCTTGCGGGTTCTGTAGGAATGGAGTTCTCACTGAGAATGACCCTGGCTTCACAGATGATTGTTTTGAAGTATGAGCTCACACAGTGTCATTGCTGGCAGTTCTGAACTGTGTAAGGCAGGCTGAAAGCCTAGAAATTCAGGTATAATCTGATTAATACTGTAGCCTGGACTCCAATTACTTAAGGTAACAGTATATTAACTCATACTGGTGTCTATAATGGAATCTGCCAAGAATTTCTAGTCCCTGGaacttcattttttcctcttaatGTATAATAACCAGTTCTATGCTTCCCCCAACTGGTTCCCTAAGCATGTCCCTGGGCCCTGTGGCTTCTATGAATGAGACACTTTGTAAATACCCATCTGGTTATACAATCAGTAGGGCCCTATGGAACAAGTAATATATAGGATTCCATTATATAAGAGGAAAACCTGAATTTGAAGAAACAGAGGCTTACAGGACTGGAGGTCTGTGTGTATGTGGTAATCCAAGAGTCCAGCATCAGAGATCCCTCTTCTACCTGATTCTCCAAATTGCCTCCCCCAGTGCTGATACAAGAAGACAAAGACCAGAATCTGGCTGTTGTGAGTAGTGAAGAGTAGAAATAAAGATGCAGAGGACATGGGAAAGTTGGAGTCCACTAAGCAGGTGCAGCAGGCCACTTACCTCCTTATCACTTCATGTGAACCAAATGCCTGGTCCCACTGGAGGAGATGGGAGGAAGGACAAAGGTGAAGTGGTCCACTACCTGCTGCCTATGCCATCATTTGTGGGGTGCCACATGAGCCAGGAAGTGTGAGGTACACTAAACCCTCCCACAGAATCTTAGGGATGCTCAGGTGTTTATATTTTCCATCAACAAGGATAGTAGCAACCCTACCTCTTAGGGGACTAACCACCACTTCAACAAAGACTTCATTTGATCATGAGATTGTGCTTGGCTAGGgtaccttcttcttctagattCTCCCCGTTGGTCACCTGCAACCACCAGACTATGCTCACCATTTCTTCTGGTTTGCAAGTGAGTATTATTGGTCAGATGGCCAAATCtactcctttaaaaatatttatttattttcctgtagggttatcactaggatgcAGTaccagcattataaatccactgctcctggtgaccattttttccattttattggatagttcagagataaaatgagagagcaagaggagggagggagggagggaaggagagaaagagagagatatatatatagagagacagagacatctgtagatctgctttGCTGCCCCTGAAGCatccctgcagcaggtggggagtcagaggctcaaacgcggatccttgcacaggtccttacacttagtactatgtgcacttaactgggtgtgccacctcctggccctcaccAAGTCTATTCCTTAGTTGCAGCAGTTCTGTCATAAAACATCTGGAAAGACCTATATCCAAGTCCTTGGCTGAGTGTGCCACAAAGCTGTAGAGGCTGTAGCTCCTACTAGGAATAAATAAGGCTCAGTAGAGAGTGAGTAGGGACAAATATATACTGCtgtcaagaaaaacaaaactggacAGGTCACAGTACAGCTGTGTTTCAGATGTCAAATCTGGGACAAGAATTCATATAAGGCAGCTTTCCCAGAGGAAAGATTCATTACAGAGAATAAGTAGGTTGGACAGGACTTAGATGAACAAAAAGGACCACAGCAGATGTGGGCCACAGGGCAGCAAAGACTGTAGATGACACAAGTTAACTGTGAGGCATGGATGGGACTAGGCATTGAGCTGGGAATTACACTGTGATCAAGACTCAGGTTAATTTTTtcccatggttttgctttatAACCATGGAAGCCCAGATCAGTGGGCTACTTCACCATCTACATGCCTGGTAGACATAAATGTGGTCCAGTAAGTGGGGTTCAAGGAAGATGCTGTGTTGTTATAGGACACAATGAAGACCCGCTGATTAGCTGGGCTGCCAGTGCAGGATGTGAATTACTGATGGCCTTCAAGGTcaggagagggaaggtggagggcATTAACATGAAGTGGAATACCATTTTAGGATTCATATGCATTATTTTCTCCAACAGGAAGGTTTCAGCACTAGGTCAGAGGAGAAGGACCCATTTAGCAAACCACTGGGTCATCCCAAGGTGATGAATTGATCCCACCTTCCTTGCTAAGTTCAAATCACAGGGTGCAGGAAAAGGAGAAAACTAGAGTACCCAATCAGGTGGGCCAAGCCCCAACATGCACAACCACAGGGCACTCACACCCGCAAGCAATGACCAATCTGCATCAAGTATGGCTCTGCTCCcacctcttccccacccccactccaggaGACACATATATGTGGGAaagcaggaggaggagtaggaacaGGAGCAAGATCTCTGTGTTGGCCAGGTGCCTGCCCACACACTggcacaagccaaagctgaacatcAAGCTGAATAGCCGGGAGCTGGGCTCCTTCCTTTCCAACCAGTGTTGGGGGTGATAGCGCTCAGGTCTTGTAAATGTAGTAGGACTTCGACCCAGGGAATAAAGAGACAGCATGACCAGTGTCGGCAGGCaggtggagagaggcagagtgagctTCCCTTCAGGTTGGGGTGAATGGTACAAACATAGGTCACCTGTGGGAGGGGCTGTGGGGCCTCACTCACCCCAGCTGGAATGTGGTAGTTGTGCAGAACCACGTCTGATGTCAACACTCTGTCCAGAGTGACACCTACTGGGTACAGCCTATGACAGAGCGTCCAGCAGTCTCAGCAGTGGCAGGGCCCCTCCTCACCCAGGGCATGCCTGCTCAGGGAAACTCCCCAAGGCCCACCACATGCTTCTGGCACCAGGGAACTAGTGGAGGGAAACTACTTCTTTCCACCTCCTGAAAAAACTCCGCCAGTCTGAGAGCCTGGACCAAGGAGGTCATGCTAACCTGGTGAACAGGACTTTGAAGTAGGGATAGGAGAGGGCTACCCTGCTCTCCCCTCATGGTCATAAAATGTGGGGAATGCTTTCCTGGGCCGTGCAGCTTCTCAGCCTCAGGCTCAGTCTGAAACCCCCCTGATCACTGCCCTCCAGACATGAGGGACAATGAAGGGAGGGGAACCCCACTTACCTCAAGATCTCCTTAAGGGTTGCCTGCAGCAGGGGCAGCTCTGAGATTATCCTCTGGGGCTTTTCAGAGATCGCAGTCTCATATTCCAGGATCTCCTGACGCAGGGCCTGCTGCACTTTGGGGTTCCTAGCCAGCTCAAATAAGGTCATCAGCAGGCTGTAGGTAGACTGCAGGAGGCAGGGGGCAGGGTTTAGACCTGGCCCAGGTCATGGTCCTCAGTCAAGGACACCCTTCTGACACCCTGAACttccctggggaccagatcctCTCTCACTCAGGGTGACATTCATGCAGAGAAGACAGAGCCAGGCACCTGAGACCCGAGACCTGGGATACAGGTGGGGGAGTGCCCAGATCCTTTCACACAGCACTatatgggcttaaccaggtgcatcattgcctagacccttcacttcctttctaaaccacACACAGGCCTATTACAACTTTCATGTGATTCATTTGTTTCCCTCTCTGGAAATGGAAACAAGGCAACAGAACCTGACTTCCTAAGGTGTCCCCAAATTTCTTTCCTTCACAGTGAAGGGGCACAACAGAGGATTCTTGTCACAAAAGTTCTTGGTCCCAATGGAACTAGATTCAGAGACTTCAGTCCCTGTGCTGTTCCTAATAGTGGCCACCCTTTGTTTTGGTCTCACAACATTCTAGTTGTTTCCCTAAACAACTTGCTTAGATGTGATGAACTTTTCAAATACGGGGCTTTGAATAAAGCACACCATCCTCTATAATGTAGTTGCGTCTCTTCCATTAACTGGGAAACCTCCAGAGTCAAGACTGAGGTACTCTGAAGAGAAATTTTTGGCAGATAGCAACATAGACACCCAGCATGACTGAACAGAACACTGCCTTAAGTAGATCGCAGCCTGCAACATCAATCAACTTATACCTGAATTTCTAGCCTTTCAGCCTTCCCTACACAATTCAGAGCTTCAAGCACTGACACTGTAGGAGTTTATTCCTTAAAATAACCATATATGGAgagttgggaagtagtgcagcaggttaagcgcatgtggcataaagcacaaagacaggtgaaagcatcctggtttgagctccacctccccacctgaaggagagtcacttcacaagctgtgaagcaggtctgcagatgtctattcttctatcctcctttctgtcttcccctcgtctctccatttctctctgttctatccaacaatgatgacatcaataacaacaacaactacaattaaataacaagggcaacaaaaggaaataaataaatatttaatacaaacaaacaaaaagcaacaacaatataTGAAGCCAGAGATCATTCTGAGTGAGAACTCCATTGCTACAGAACCTGGCTGACTGACACCTACAAGCACATTcgatagtttcttttttctttttttaatatatattcattcccttttgttgcccttgttattttactgttgtagttattattgatgtcatcattgttggataggacagagagaaatggagagaggagggcaagacagagagggggagagaaagataaggggaagagaaagataagacacctgcagacctacttcaccatttgtgaagcgactcccctgcaggtggggagccggggctcgaaccgggatccttacgccggtccttgaggtTTGCactacctgcatttaacctgtagagctaccgcccaactcctagatATAGTTTCTAATGTCAGATCCTGCTAGCCCATGTGCCGCCTCAACATCCAGCATGCTCTCTGCTTCTGCCTTCAACTGAGAATTGTAGGATGGAGTCTCCAGTGATGCTTGTTTTCCAGTTATGCCTGTGACCTCTTTTCCAGCTAAGAATTAGATTAACCTTTGTAACTATTTAGCTTCAGTTATAGCATTCATTCTCTCAGTGCTCaagtggtaaaaaaaatttttttttgcaatattgTGAACCAGTGTctgagtaaaatttttttttgcaatattgTGAACTAGTGTCtgagtaaaagaaaagaaggaaattgaataaatgaaacattaaacCAAATGGTAATCATTGAATGCTAACAACACAAATAAGACATTCTTTATTATCCTCATAAAATAATCTACAAATGCAGAACTCAACAAGTGGGGTTGTGTGAGTTAATGTCTCAATATTTCAAGTTTGGAGAGAAGAACATGTGTTGAAGAATGTAGCTGACCAGACTGTTCAAATGAGATCTTCCCACATAAGCATACTGCTGACTAGAATGGAGGCAAGGGTCAGGAGAAATGTACACTCCAATTGTCCAGCTCCTTCTGTGTCCTCCTCAAGTGACTCATCAGACTCAATGTCCCTCTCATAGTTTGTTAATCCCCCTTCATTGCAGATCATGCAACCACAgcgacaaacaaaacagaagtgatTAATTTAGAGTTTTCTGGGGGTTTCAGGAAGCACTTGGCTTGGGTATAAAAATGTGCAGTTGAGAGTACAATTCTTGTAAATAAATAGTTCATGGCTATTCAAGCCTGAAACAAAGGTAGAGGTGAAAG
It contains:
- the LOC132539841 gene encoding cytochrome P450 11B1, mitochondrial-like; its protein translation is MEGKSRKCLEANVVRAGEVRTGLNPAPCLLQSTYSLLMTLFELARNPKVQQALRQEILEYETAISEKPQRIISELPLLQATLKEILRLYPVGVTLDRVLTSDVVLHNYHIPAGTLVMLSLYSLGRSPTTFTRPERYHPQHWLERKEPSSRLFSLMFSFGLCQCVGRHLANTEILLLAETFLLEKIMHMNPKMVFHFMLMPSTFPLLTLKAIKEMVSIVWWLQVTNGENLEEEGTLAKHNLMIK
- the LOC132539758 gene encoding glycosyl-phosphatidylinositol-anchored molecule-like protein; translated protein: MMLLFALLLVSGLLMVQTQDFQNGSYNELAKSLNISERKWTYSLKCHDCWAINNFNCPNVRECPYDIRRCLIISIRLNSRELLIYKNCTFNCTFLYPSQVPPEAPRKIKMNHFYFIRCCGWMTCNEGGLTNYERDIIPEEPIEEDIEGAGQLECTFLLTLASILVSSTLMWESLV